Within Ramlibacter henchirensis, the genomic segment GATGGCCTTCGTCGGCGCCGGCCGGGAGCGCGCCCAGCGCGAGACGCTGAACTCGCTCAAGGCCGCCAGCCTGAACGGCGGCGACGCGGCGCTCTTCGCGAAGGAGTGCGGTCTCGATGCCGCACATGCCGTCCTCGCATTCGGCTCCGGCCGCTTTTCGGACACGGTGGACCTGCTGCGTCCCTTGCGCCACTACGCGCACCGGTTCGGCGGCAGCCATGCCCAGCGCGACCTGATCGACCTGACCCTGATCGAAGCCGCGATCCGGTCGGGACAGGACTCCATCGCTTCCGCGCTCGTCGCCGAACGGGCCTCAAGGCGGCCGCACAGCCCCGCCGTGAGAAGGCTTTCCACCCGCGTGGCCCCGGTCCGCGCAAACCCCTGAGGGCACTGCCATGTTGACGCAATCCAGACCTTTCGATGCCGAGCTCCCCCGCTTCGACCCACCTGGAGTGAAGGAAGCCGGACCCCGCCGCATCCTGCTGGTGGACGACCACGCCCTCGTGCGCATGTCGGTCGTGAACGTTTGCGCTTCCGCCTTCAAGGACGTCGAAGTGCTGGAGGCCACGTCGCTCGCCGCGGCGCTGGCGCTCTACGAGCGATTCGAAGGGTCGATCCAGCTCGTGCTGCTGGACCTGAACCTGCCCGACAGCAAGGGCTTCGCTTCCCTGCTGACGCTCAAGCGCCGGTTTCCGCGCAGCCGCATCCTGGTGCTCTCGGGTGCCTTCGACGATGCGGTCGCGGCGGAAGCCTGCGTGCTCGGCGCGGAGAAGTTCCTGCACAAGGGCGCCGACCGGGCCCTGCTCGCCGCCACCCTGTCGGACCTTCTGGAGCCGATGTTCCAGGCGCGCAGGGACGCCGCAGCGGCGAGCGCGTCCACGCGCCGCTCGCCATCGGCGGCGAACACGCTCTCGCCGCGCGAGATCGAGATCCTCGACCTCGTGCTGCAGGGCAAGACGAACCAGGAGATCGTGGTTGCCACCGGGTTGAAGCTCGGGACGGTGAAGAACTACATCTCCGGCCTGTTCGTCGTCTTCGGCGTCCCCTCACGGTCCAAGCTGGTGAGCCTGTTCGTCTGAGCGCAGCAGCAGGCCGCCGCTGCGCCGCGTCGGCCGCTGCACCGCCACTTCCAGCAACCCCGCCGATCCGGCCACGGTGAACCACCGTCTTGCCCGCGTGATGCCCGTGTAGACCAGCTCGCGCGTGAGCACGCGCGAATCCCGCTCCGGCAGGAGCAGCGCCACATGCTCGAACTCCGATCCCTGCGACTTGTGGACGGTCATCGCGAAGACCGTCTCCACCGACTGCAGCCGGCTGGGCAGAACCCAGCGCACGCGCCCTTCGCCCGAGGGGAACGCCACGCGCAACACTCCCCGCTCGTCCGGCCCCGGTAGTTCCAGCGTCACGCCCACGTCGCCGTTCATGAGGCCAAGTGAATAGTCGTTGGCCGTGACCATCACCGGCCGCCCGCAATACCAGCCCTGCGAAGCCGGCAGCAGTCCTTCGCGATGGAGCAGCTGCGCGACGCGCTCGTTCATCCGCTCGACGCCATGGGGGCCGCGCCGCACCGCGCACAGCAGCTGGAAGCGCGAGTAGGCGGCCAGCACGTTCGCCGCCCAGGCCTCGAACGCCTCGGGACCCGCCTCCGCGGCAGGCCGCTGCGCTTGCACGACCTCCAGGTAATGCCGCAATCCCACCCGCCCGTCCGGTTCGCCGCCATCGAGCACCAGCGGCCGCAGCGCCGCGT encodes:
- a CDS encoding response regulator transcription factor, with the protein product MLTQSRPFDAELPRFDPPGVKEAGPRRILLVDDHALVRMSVVNVCASAFKDVEVLEATSLAAALALYERFEGSIQLVLLDLNLPDSKGFASLLTLKRRFPRSRILVLSGAFDDAVAAEACVLGAEKFLHKGADRALLAATLSDLLEPMFQARRDAAAASASTRRSPSAANTLSPREIEILDLVLQGKTNQEIVVATGLKLGTVKNYISGLFVVFGVPSRSKLVSLFV